The following proteins come from a genomic window of Brachionichthys hirsutus isolate HB-005 chromosome 20, CSIRO-AGI_Bhir_v1, whole genome shotgun sequence:
- the cnih3 gene encoding protein cornichon homolog 3 translates to MFTFAAFCYMLSMVLCVSLIFFAIWHITAFDELQADFKVPIDQGNPLHARERLRNIERICNLLRKLVLPEYSIHGLFCIMFLCAQEWLTVGLNVPLLFYNTWRYFHSPTDTKELLYDPASVMNGDTLKFCLKEAWCKLSFFVLSFFYYLYCVWNLDISL, encoded by the exons ATGTTCACCTTCGCTGCCTTCTGCTACATGCTGTCGATGGTCCTCTGCGTGTCGCTGATCTTCTTCGCGATATGGCac ATAACAGCTTTTGATGAGCTCCAGGCTGACTTCAAGGTGCCGATCGATCAGGGCAATCCTCTCCATGCG agagaaagactgcGGAACATCGAGAGGATCTGCAACCTGCTGAGGAAG CTGGTGCTACCAGAGTACTCCATCCATGGGCTCTTCTGCATCATGTTCCTGTGCGCCCAGGAGTGGCTGACCGTGGGCCTCAACGTCCCGCTGCTGTTCTACAACACATGGAG GTACTTCCATTCCCCGACGGACACAAAGGAGCTGCTCTACGATCCGGCGTCCGTGATGAATGGCGACACGCTCAAGTTCTGCCTGAAGGAGGCCTGGTGCAAGTTGTCCTTTTTTGTCCTCTCCTTCTTCTACTATCTTTACTG TGTGTGGAACCTGGATATATCCCTCTAA